A single window of Thalassomonas viridans DNA harbors:
- a CDS encoding IS3 family transposase, which translates to MENGARYFKKGRSLLCEGKRIRFQFIRENKKTWPVLQMCRVMEVSSSAFYDWCNRPIAPDNRQNSLDEDARKLFTEHRQTLGSRRMVKELIKLGHQVGRFKVRRMMARLGLIARYPKKFKVTTDSEHNYGIAPNILARQFDVNQPNQVWTTDITYVWTLQGWMYLAAVMDLSNRQIVGWAIDEHMRTELCVKALQMAYWRRKPGKGLIHHSDRGSQYASDKYRKHLRTMGMQASMSGKGDCWDNAPTERFFRSLKYEQLNYQSFRTKSEAKLSILDYLAYYNSKRPHSKLGYVSPMEYERIKLADVA; encoded by the coding sequence ATTGAAAATGGAGCGAGATATTTTAAAAAAGGCCGCAGTCTTCTTTGCGAAGGAAAACGAATAAGGTTTCAATTTATTCGTGAGAATAAGAAGACTTGGCCAGTTCTTCAAATGTGCAGAGTAATGGAAGTTAGCTCCAGTGCTTTTTATGATTGGTGTAATAGACCTATAGCGCCCGATAATCGGCAAAATAGTTTAGATGAAGATGCCCGTAAACTTTTCACAGAGCACAGGCAAACACTCGGCTCTAGACGTATGGTGAAGGAATTAATTAAGCTTGGCCATCAAGTAGGACGATTTAAGGTTCGTCGTATGATGGCAAGATTAGGTTTGATAGCTCGTTACCCCAAAAAATTTAAGGTAACAACTGACAGCGAGCATAACTATGGTATAGCGCCCAACATACTCGCTCGGCAGTTTGATGTTAATCAGCCTAATCAGGTTTGGACAACAGACATCACATACGTTTGGACCCTGCAAGGTTGGATGTATCTGGCGGCCGTAATGGATCTTTCTAACCGCCAAATCGTTGGTTGGGCAATTGATGAACACATGCGTACTGAACTGTGTGTCAAAGCCTTACAAATGGCCTATTGGCGTAGAAAACCCGGTAAAGGGCTTATCCATCACTCAGATCGTGGAAGCCAATATGCTAGCGATAAATACCGCAAGCATCTAAGAACGATGGGGATGCAAGCTAGCATGAGCGGTAAAGGGGATTGCTGGGACAACGCACCAACAGAGCGTTTTTTCAGAAGTTTAAAATATGAGCAGTTAAATTATCAAAGCTTTCGAACTAAGTCAGAAGCCAAGCTCAGCATTTTAGATTATTTGGCGTATTACAACAGCAAACGGCCTCATTCAAAACTGGGTTATGTTTCGCCAATGGAATACGAACGAATAAAATTAGCCGATGTAGCTTAA
- a CDS encoding acyltransferase, with product MNILSLQAGKQWLKHNKHPGVQALCRFIKKIRIAEMPLPRFPCQLLYFLHQTATNGIAFLLRVFYWTPLFKSQLSRYGKSLYLYGGLPYLSGPLQISLGHDCRISAQTTFSGRTSQSTGQTRTPNLFIGNNCDIGWMTTIAVGRQVIIGNNVRIAGRTFLAGYPGHPVNAALRAQGAPDTDDQVRDIVLEDDVWLATGVSVMAGVRIGKGSIIAAGSVVTRDIPAGVLAAGVPAKVVKPLN from the coding sequence ATGAATATATTGAGTTTACAAGCTGGTAAACAATGGCTTAAGCATAATAAACACCCAGGCGTACAGGCCTTATGCCGCTTCATAAAAAAAATACGTATCGCAGAAATGCCCCTGCCCAGGTTTCCGTGCCAGCTGCTTTATTTCCTGCACCAGACAGCCACAAACGGCATCGCTTTTTTGCTGCGTGTTTTTTACTGGACTCCGCTGTTTAAAAGCCAGTTGAGCCGTTACGGCAAGTCACTTTATCTCTATGGTGGCTTACCTTATCTTTCGGGCCCTTTGCAAATCAGCCTGGGACATGATTGCCGCATCAGCGCCCAAACCACCTTTAGCGGCCGTACCAGCCAAAGCACCGGGCAGACAAGAACGCCTAACCTGTTCATCGGAAACAACTGCGATATCGGCTGGATGACCACGATTGCCGTCGGCAGGCAGGTCATTATAGGTAATAACGTCAGAATCGCCGGCCGGACATTCCTGGCGGGATATCCGGGCCACCCCGTCAATGCCGCCCTGCGGGCACAAGGAGCTCCGGATACCGATGATCAAGTCAGGGATATAGTACTTGAAGATGATGTCTGGCTGGCTACCGGTGTCTCGGTAATGGCCGGGGTGCGCATAGGCAAAGGCAGCATAATAGCCGCCGGCAGTGTCGTCACCAGGGATATACCCGCCGGGGTTCTGGCTGCCGGAGTGCCGGCCAAGGTTGTCAAACCACTGAACTGA
- a CDS encoding OmpA family protein, with amino-acid sequence MMHRQACLFILTLVLLTACSSSPPIGRGGFAEHHLESGYPVEADQPLTPAHGLRFDFSLLSQQLDILIQEGAELCFPATVVQAKTRLKRIAREIAGGLIYDAANDIIIQRRLISRLERQLDYVNEHEICSLPRSLPLAHPGKLGEKLDHLLNHDNQFATGSFALNPKYMAQLAEAAVLLKQSPEYHLLITGHADDRGNQDYNLKLSDNRAKQVARYLHIFGISRKRIHLSAVGEDNPLFTGNEAQVRLVNRRVSIELIENPERQKSRGEQDAL; translated from the coding sequence ATGATGCACAGACAAGCATGCCTTTTTATCCTGACCTTAGTATTATTGACGGCTTGCAGCTCAAGTCCGCCGATAGGCCGTGGCGGCTTTGCCGAACACCACCTGGAAAGCGGCTATCCGGTAGAAGCCGATCAGCCGCTGACGCCGGCACATGGCCTAAGGTTTGATTTTAGCCTGTTAAGCCAGCAACTTGATATCCTGATACAGGAAGGGGCTGAATTATGTTTTCCTGCCACTGTGGTTCAGGCCAAAACCCGGCTTAAACGCATCGCCCGCGAAATCGCCGGGGGACTTATCTATGATGCCGCCAATGATATTATTATCCAGCGCCGGTTAATCTCCCGCCTTGAACGCCAGCTCGATTATGTCAACGAACATGAAATCTGCAGTTTGCCCCGATCTTTGCCTCTGGCCCACCCGGGAAAGCTGGGGGAAAAACTTGACCACCTGCTAAACCATGATAACCAGTTTGCCACCGGTTCCTTTGCACTCAACCCCAAGTATATGGCACAGCTAGCAGAGGCTGCGGTATTACTGAAACAGAGCCCCGAGTACCACTTGTTAATCACAGGCCATGCCGACGACCGCGGCAATCAGGATTACAACCTGAAATTATCGGACAACAGAGCCAAACAGGTTGCCCGCTATTTGCACATTTTCGGCATAAGCAGAAAACGCATCCACCTGAGTGCGGTCGGTGAAGACAATCCCCTGTTTACCGGTAATGAAGCGCAGGTGCGTTTGGTTAACCGCCGGGTCAGCATTGAACTGATCGAAAACCCTGAAAGACAAAAAAGCAGAGGTGAACAAGATGCACTGTAA
- a CDS encoding glycosyltransferase, protein MKTSKVKMSAQIVQHLNPGGIETLVLDLMRHSKHKTLIFSLEGTRAQAMEKWPILKPFADHLIFLNKQPGFEPKIIKALIRLFTWHKITSVHTHHIGPLLYGGLACRLCGIKSLIHTEHDAWHLASLKRRLLQRCLLAALRPLWIADAKAVAVKISDYLHKPNVRVISNGIDIDKFIPGNRQAARRRLSLPADASLIGCAARLEPVKGQDVLIRALTSLPPSYHLVIAGDGSTKSALKRLVRQEKISARVHFLGMVNDMPTFYQALDIFCLPSRFEGMPLSPLEAQACNIPSVITNVGGCSEVVCRQTSTLVPPDKPFAIAEAILNLSVLSYRQNPRAFVQQKGNIKDTVLAYDQLAGEP, encoded by the coding sequence ATGAAGACATCTAAGGTAAAAATGAGTGCCCAAATCGTTCAGCACCTGAATCCGGGAGGCATAGAAACCCTGGTGCTGGATTTAATGCGGCACAGCAAGCATAAAACCCTGATCTTCAGCCTTGAAGGCACCCGGGCTCAAGCCATGGAAAAGTGGCCAATATTGAAGCCTTTTGCCGACCACCTCATTTTTCTTAATAAGCAACCCGGTTTTGAGCCTAAAATAATCAAGGCCCTGATACGGTTATTTACCTGGCATAAAATTACCAGCGTACATACTCACCACATAGGCCCGCTGCTATACGGCGGCCTGGCGTGCCGGCTTTGCGGTATCAAGTCCCTGATCCATACCGAGCACGACGCCTGGCATTTAGCCAGTTTAAAACGCCGTCTGCTGCAAAGATGCCTGCTGGCTGCCCTAAGGCCTTTATGGATAGCCGATGCCAAAGCCGTTGCGGTAAAAATCAGCGACTACCTGCATAAACCGAATGTCAGGGTGATCAGCAACGGCATAGACATAGACAAGTTTATCCCGGGTAACAGGCAAGCAGCCCGCCGGCGATTAAGCCTGCCGGCTGACGCCAGCTTAATCGGTTGTGCTGCGCGCCTGGAACCGGTTAAGGGCCAGGATGTCTTGATCAGGGCGCTAACATCCTTGCCTCCCAGCTACCACTTGGTCATCGCCGGTGACGGCAGCACCAAAAGCGCCCTGAAACGTCTGGTCCGGCAGGAAAAAATCAGCGCCAGGGTGCATTTCCTCGGTATGGTCAACGACATGCCGACCTTTTATCAGGCGCTGGATATTTTTTGCCTGCCGTCGCGGTTTGAAGGCATGCCGCTAAGCCCGCTCGAAGCCCAGGCCTGTAATATTCCTTCAGTGATCACTAATGTCGGCGGTTGCAGCGAGGTCGTTTGCCGCCAAACCAGTACTCTGGTACCGCCTGACAAGCCCTTTGCCATCGCCGAAGCCATTTTAAACCTCAGTGTTTTATCCTACCGCCAAAACCCAAGAGCCTTTGTGCAGCAAAAAGGCAATATTAAAGACACGGTTTTAGCCTATGATCAACTGGCTGGCGAGCCCTGA
- a CDS encoding transposase, whose amino-acid sequence MSNKSKRPKYSVEFKQDAVKLVTEQGYTQQEAADSLGISLSAIGRWVRTEQGYRSPSSGKQTNTNLAERAELEKLRKEVAKLKMERDILKKAAVFFAKENE is encoded by the coding sequence ATGAGTAATAAATCTAAACGTCCAAAGTATTCAGTAGAGTTTAAGCAAGATGCTGTAAAGCTGGTAACCGAGCAAGGTTATACTCAGCAAGAAGCAGCTGATAGTTTAGGAATTTCACTTAGTGCTATCGGTCGCTGGGTTCGTACAGAGCAAGGCTATCGTTCACCAAGTTCAGGTAAACAAACCAACACTAACTTAGCTGAACGAGCTGAATTAGAAAAGCTACGAAAAGAAGTCGCTAAATTGAAAATGGAGCGAGATATTTTAAAAAAGGCCGCAGTCTTCTTTGCGAAGGAAAACGAATAA
- a CDS encoding glycosyltransferase yields MKRDIIVFGEDWGALPSSTQHIIRHLSYERKVIWVNSIGLRHPQLTVKDLKRLLHKFIKLMLRHKQAKCQSLPSEQFVLVNPQTLPAPRHPLTRKISAYFLVRQLKKIMRLHQIADPVLWTSLPTAVDVVGKLGESSVVYYCGDDFSALTGVDHHTVTSRESELVERAQLILTASELLTNKFPAKITHALPHGVDFDLFANSAPRAADLPADGRPIAGFYGSISPWLDIRLLEKVTSELPNWHFVFIGEINTDINSLQHKENVHFLGPRAHHLLPTYCQHWTVSLLPFCNNAQIRACNPLKLREYLAAGRPVVSTAFPALKPYGKLIDVIHNAPAMVNALKRALSRDVTRASQKAVLKDTWAARANQVSELVDTL; encoded by the coding sequence ATGAAACGCGATATAATCGTTTTTGGCGAAGACTGGGGGGCATTGCCCAGCAGCACCCAGCATATTATCCGCCACCTTTCATATGAGCGGAAAGTGATCTGGGTTAACTCCATAGGTCTGCGTCATCCGCAGCTGACGGTAAAAGATCTCAAACGCTTGTTGCACAAGTTTATCAAACTTATGCTTCGCCACAAGCAGGCCAAATGCCAGTCTTTGCCCAGTGAGCAATTTGTGCTGGTTAACCCGCAAACCCTGCCAGCCCCCAGACACCCGCTGACCCGGAAGATCAGCGCCTATTTCCTGGTGAGGCAGCTGAAAAAGATCATGCGTTTACACCAAATAGCCGATCCCGTGTTATGGACTTCATTACCCACCGCGGTGGATGTGGTGGGTAAACTGGGAGAGTCTTCGGTCGTTTATTACTGCGGCGATGATTTCTCTGCCCTGACCGGAGTCGATCACCATACCGTCACTTCAAGGGAAAGTGAGCTGGTAGAGCGGGCACAGCTTATCCTCACAGCCAGTGAACTGCTCACCAATAAGTTTCCAGCAAAAATCACCCATGCCTTACCCCACGGGGTAGATTTTGACTTATTTGCCAACTCGGCTCCCAGAGCCGCAGATCTGCCGGCAGACGGCAGACCCATCGCCGGCTTCTACGGTAGTATATCCCCCTGGTTGGATATCAGGTTGCTGGAAAAAGTAACGTCAGAGTTACCTAACTGGCATTTCGTCTTTATCGGCGAGATCAATACGGACATCAACTCCCTGCAGCACAAGGAAAATGTCCACTTTCTCGGCCCCAGAGCCCATCACCTGCTGCCGACTTATTGCCAGCACTGGACAGTCTCCCTGCTACCCTTTTGCAATAATGCCCAGATCAGGGCCTGCAACCCCCTCAAGTTACGCGAGTATCTAGCCGCAGGACGTCCCGTCGTCAGCACGGCTTTTCCCGCGCTGAAACCTTACGGTAAACTGATTGACGTTATCCATAACGCACCTGCTATGGTCAACGCCTTAAAAAGAGCCCTGAGCAGGGACGTCACCCGGGCCAGCCAGAAAGCCGTCCTGAAAGATACCTGGGCGGCCAGGGCTAACCAAGTCTCTGAGCTGGTAGATACCTTATGA
- a CDS encoding GumC family protein — translation MTDLNYRLLYMLTGAWRRRYVILLPVLLMPVLGLIISGFSDKHYQAHTSMLIQETAKMNPFLEDLAVSSMLKERLDSLQTLLHSRHILSSVAAEMKLYPENASPLQQDRVIDKLSGNLSMAMSGKDLIRIDYRASNPEGMKEILESVSKHFVEQLLAPERSSMTDSVIFLSNHLEQRRLALDKSEAALARFKDLNAKNLPELQASSITRLAKLREREAELVAEKAGVEKSLGGLHQQLSKTNPVIGRLEEQIIRYRGDLTLLKARYTDNHSKVQAKQRQLRHLESERRLLLSQTPKLMNPEQLWDIASVAVPGDDSNSRPLLLTQLENLQRGRSRLEHLKEELSVLESTIDSLEQTSERFGHYEQERLKLARDLRVKRTLYEDLLSRHEMANITGALSIFEQSKRIKVIDRPYTPTAAVNLPAIVFALAGIFGGLLTGIATAVLLELTGTGVYRREMLEHISGVPVLSRIPPLRTDDTSIKGENPFNIKYLTGEIS, via the coding sequence ATGACAGATCTTAACTACCGCCTGCTTTATATGCTGACCGGCGCCTGGCGCCGGCGTTATGTTATTTTACTGCCGGTATTACTGATGCCGGTGTTAGGCTTGATCATCTCGGGCTTTAGCGACAAACACTATCAGGCCCATACCAGCATGCTTATTCAGGAAACGGCAAAGATGAACCCTTTTCTGGAGGATCTCGCCGTCTCGTCAATGCTCAAGGAAAGGCTGGACTCTTTACAGACCTTGCTGCATTCACGCCATATCCTTTCCAGCGTTGCTGCAGAAATGAAGCTTTATCCCGAAAATGCCAGCCCGCTACAGCAGGACAGGGTTATCGATAAACTATCCGGCAACTTATCTATGGCGATGTCGGGTAAAGATCTGATACGTATCGATTACCGGGCTTCAAACCCCGAAGGCATGAAAGAAATTCTCGAATCAGTCAGCAAACATTTCGTCGAACAGCTGCTTGCACCTGAACGGTCAAGCATGACAGATTCAGTGATCTTTTTGAGCAATCACCTGGAACAGCGCCGTCTGGCACTGGACAAATCCGAAGCCGCGCTTGCCAGGTTTAAGGATCTTAACGCCAAGAACCTTCCGGAATTACAGGCAAGCAGCATCACCCGTCTGGCAAAACTGAGAGAAAGAGAGGCCGAGCTGGTAGCCGAAAAAGCCGGAGTAGAGAAAAGCCTCGGCGGCCTTCACCAGCAATTATCCAAGACCAATCCTGTCATAGGCCGCCTGGAAGAGCAAATTATCCGCTATCGGGGTGATTTGACCCTGCTCAAGGCCCGTTATACCGATAATCATTCCAAGGTACAGGCGAAACAGCGCCAGTTAAGGCATCTGGAAAGTGAACGCCGCCTGCTGCTCAGCCAAACGCCGAAACTGATGAACCCCGAACAATTGTGGGATATCGCCAGTGTGGCTGTGCCCGGGGATGACAGCAACAGTCGTCCCCTGTTGCTGACTCAGCTGGAAAACCTGCAGCGGGGACGCAGCCGTCTGGAACATTTAAAAGAAGAGTTGTCGGTACTGGAAAGCACGATAGACAGTTTAGAGCAAACCAGCGAGAGATTCGGCCACTATGAACAGGAGCGGCTCAAACTAGCGCGGGATTTAAGGGTTAAAAGAACCTTGTACGAAGACCTGCTCAGCCGCCATGAAATGGCCAACATCACAGGCGCCCTGAGTATATTCGAGCAAAGCAAACGCATCAAGGTCATTGACCGTCCCTACACTCCCACGGCAGCCGTTAATCTGCCGGCAATCGTTTTTGCACTGGCAGGAATATTTGGCGGTTTGCTTACCGGCATTGCAACCGCGGTCTTGCTTGAACTTACCGGCACGGGCGTCTATCGCCGGGAAATGCTCGAACACATCAGCGGAGTACCTGTATTAAGCCGCATTCCGCCATTACGCACAGACGATACAAGTATAAAGGGAGAGAATCCATTTAATATAAAATACTTAACCGGAGAAATATCATGA
- a CDS encoding polysaccharide biosynthesis/export family protein — MHCKTCLKTLVDNTLFVIFLGLAWLSPGQAYTTQGHNNGITNPVSTTYTQKTAIEQNSRSNYRIQIGDEIHIALPGEESLNRGFTVNKQGQIILLEVGMLKVAGLTPFQLEQKVLTALARVFKDLNGAKVYLAQKQKLVFVLGYVHAPGEVLLPGDAGIQMALKAAGGLRAGAQLDKLQLRKSGQATRRFNYKQYLDSGESTLLPQLDSMDTLFVPASAKIGNIEMEFDPSKIAAGGDAADRLAIKVFGEVHSQGSFVFDKKSNLVEYLMKAGGVTRYAGVEQIRVIINAKPVLFNLTRYLDSGDLSLLPEIAAGTTIFVPKKEEQINAGANMIYVMGEVFKPGAYQGQAGASFMDILANAGGPTRFAESRQIRIIRVSGEVWPFDLSAYTEGTSSQELPQINAGDAIFVPEKTDINEKSWLKVAPGRAVRVLGEVVRPGRVEWSNEMSLLDLLAHVGGPTSRADTAAIDIVSKNRQGKTRHYRFNLDSFIQQGRAEHELPKITAGATIRVHDLPTDPTDNKSQWVRQSSDKSIYVFGQVGAPGRYMFTDDMHFLDILAAADGPTDKADLRNIRISHRNRKSATISRVNLALYFETGDEHLLPRVRTGDTIYLPEQNRHWLEKTKETTVRVLGSVNKPGRYTFDDNMTILDLLAQAGGTSNSAHIEKITVINLSCCRDQAREFNLAHFAQSADFSLLPVIRAGDTVYVPAQSESALAKFRSGLQDTFELVSLAALLGFL; from the coding sequence ATGCACTGTAAAACATGCCTTAAAACACTCGTGGATAACACCCTGTTTGTCATTTTCCTGGGCCTTGCCTGGCTTTCTCCCGGGCAAGCCTATACCACACAAGGCCATAATAACGGCATAACAAACCCGGTATCGACTACCTATACCCAAAAAACGGCGATTGAGCAAAACAGCCGCAGCAACTACCGCATCCAGATCGGCGATGAAATTCATATCGCACTGCCCGGCGAAGAAAGCCTGAACCGGGGATTCACCGTCAACAAACAGGGGCAGATCATTTTGCTTGAAGTGGGCATGCTTAAGGTAGCCGGTTTAACCCCATTTCAGCTGGAACAAAAAGTGCTGACCGCCCTTGCCCGGGTCTTTAAAGACCTTAACGGCGCCAAGGTCTACCTGGCGCAAAAACAGAAACTGGTATTTGTGCTCGGTTATGTCCATGCCCCAGGGGAAGTCCTGCTGCCCGGCGATGCCGGAATACAAATGGCCTTAAAAGCTGCCGGCGGACTCAGGGCCGGTGCTCAACTCGATAAACTGCAACTGCGTAAAAGCGGACAGGCCACCAGGCGCTTTAACTATAAGCAATATTTAGACAGTGGCGAGTCCACCCTGCTGCCGCAGCTGGATTCAATGGACACCTTGTTTGTGCCGGCGTCGGCAAAAATCGGCAATATTGAAATGGAGTTTGATCCTAGCAAGATTGCCGCCGGCGGCGATGCCGCCGACCGGTTGGCCATCAAGGTTTTTGGTGAAGTACACAGCCAGGGCAGTTTTGTTTTCGATAAAAAATCCAACCTGGTGGAGTACCTGATGAAAGCCGGCGGCGTCACCCGCTATGCCGGTGTCGAACAAATACGGGTGATCATAAATGCTAAACCTGTCCTGTTTAACCTGACCCGTTACCTGGACAGCGGCGATTTGAGCCTGTTGCCGGAAATTGCCGCCGGGACCACCATCTTTGTTCCGAAAAAAGAAGAGCAGATCAACGCCGGCGCCAATATGATTTATGTCATGGGGGAAGTCTTTAAGCCCGGCGCCTATCAGGGGCAGGCAGGGGCCAGCTTTATGGATATACTTGCCAATGCCGGCGGCCCGACACGTTTTGCCGAATCGCGTCAAATCCGCATCATCAGGGTGAGCGGCGAAGTCTGGCCGTTTGATTTATCCGCTTATACCGAAGGTACCTCCAGCCAGGAACTGCCGCAAATTAATGCCGGTGATGCCATTTTTGTCCCGGAAAAAACCGATATCAATGAAAAGTCCTGGCTCAAAGTAGCCCCTGGCCGGGCTGTCAGAGTTCTGGGAGAAGTGGTCAGGCCCGGTCGGGTGGAATGGTCGAACGAAATGTCGCTACTGGACTTACTTGCCCATGTCGGCGGCCCGACCTCAAGGGCGGATACCGCCGCCATAGATATAGTTTCTAAGAACCGGCAGGGGAAAACTCGGCACTACCGCTTTAATCTCGACAGCTTTATTCAACAGGGACGGGCCGAACACGAACTGCCAAAAATAACTGCCGGCGCCACCATCAGGGTGCACGATCTGCCCACAGATCCCACTGACAATAAATCCCAGTGGGTCAGGCAATCATCAGATAAGTCCATCTATGTTTTCGGCCAGGTCGGCGCTCCCGGACGTTATATGTTTACCGATGATATGCATTTTTTAGATATTCTCGCCGCCGCCGACGGTCCGACGGATAAAGCGGACCTGCGTAATATCCGTATCAGCCACCGCAACCGAAAATCCGCTACTATCTCCAGGGTTAACCTGGCCTTATACTTTGAAACCGGCGATGAACACCTCCTGCCCCGTGTCCGTACAGGGGATACCATTTACCTGCCGGAGCAGAACCGTCACTGGCTGGAAAAAACCAAGGAAACCACTGTACGGGTGCTGGGCTCGGTCAACAAACCCGGCCGTTACACCTTTGATGACAATATGACGATCTTGGATCTGCTGGCACAGGCCGGCGGCACCAGCAACAGCGCCCATATAGAAAAAATTACCGTGATCAACCTCTCCTGTTGCCGGGATCAGGCCAGAGAGTTCAACCTCGCCCATTTCGCCCAAAGCGCCGATTTTTCTCTGCTGCCGGTAATACGTGCCGGCGATACGGTTTATGTACCGGCTCAGAGCGAAAGTGCACTTGCTAAATTCCGCAGCGGCCTGCAAGATACTTTCGAATTGGTTTCCCTGGCTGCTTTATTGGGGTTTTTATAA
- a CDS encoding sigma-54-dependent transcriptional regulator has protein sequence MSVQNQENNSALPTLLLLDDEEGILSSLKRALRGIEANIVTFDSVLDALQYSEQHPVEIVISDQRMPEMDGCEFLARIRQYWPHSQRIILSAYQDFGKVSAAFNSGVVERFICKPWDNKELRFIVDKALEALASMPGNGERENLLPGTPVDFHGIVAADDSMNELFTSIRHAATTNAPIFITGETGTGKELVARACHLESFHQGEPFIGVNCANFTEHLMESQLFGHNKGAFTGAVSTQEGLFSAAKNGTLFLDEITTLSKPLQAKLLRVIQEREFTPLGTTKVQQFQAQIISASSTAIGEAVMAGEFREDLYYRLNVITFGLPPLRERGGDILLLARFFLKKYSRLEGKHFHDFNRDAVQIICGYDWPGNVRQLENVIHGMVVLNTGKKITSEMVIKSLSNMVGGIHAPVKAFQADPVTAKAAESDKKEKGEILPLWQVEKQAIEQAIAHCCGNVPKAAALLEVSPSTLYRKKQSWE, from the coding sequence ATGTCTGTTCAAAATCAGGAAAATAACAGCGCCTTACCTACCTTATTGTTGCTTGATGACGAAGAAGGAATCCTGTCCAGTTTAAAGAGGGCTTTAAGGGGAATAGAAGCCAATATCGTGACTTTCGACTCTGTATTGGATGCTTTGCAGTACAGCGAACAGCATCCGGTTGAAATTGTTATCTCAGATCAGCGCATGCCTGAAATGGACGGCTGTGAATTTTTAGCCCGGATCAGGCAATACTGGCCGCATTCCCAGCGTATTATTCTGTCGGCTTACCAGGATTTTGGCAAAGTCTCTGCCGCGTTTAATTCCGGGGTGGTTGAACGCTTTATTTGCAAACCCTGGGACAATAAAGAGCTGAGGTTTATCGTTGATAAAGCGCTGGAAGCCCTGGCAAGTATGCCGGGAAATGGCGAAAGGGAAAATTTGCTGCCCGGTACGCCGGTAGATTTCCATGGTATAGTGGCGGCGGATGACAGCATGAATGAATTATTTACCAGTATTCGCCATGCCGCTACCACGAATGCTCCTATTTTTATTACCGGAGAGACAGGTACCGGTAAAGAGTTGGTGGCCAGAGCCTGTCATTTGGAAAGTTTTCATCAAGGAGAGCCTTTTATTGGGGTTAACTGTGCCAATTTTACCGAGCATCTGATGGAGTCTCAGCTTTTTGGCCATAACAAGGGGGCTTTTACCGGTGCGGTAAGTACGCAGGAAGGGCTTTTTTCAGCGGCAAAAAACGGGACCTTGTTTCTTGATGAGATCACCACCTTGTCCAAACCACTGCAGGCCAAATTGCTCAGGGTTATTCAGGAGCGTGAATTCACGCCTTTAGGCACCACCAAAGTCCAGCAATTCCAGGCTCAGATTATCTCGGCTTCTTCGACTGCTATCGGTGAAGCCGTGATGGCAGGAGAGTTTCGGGAAGATTTATACTACCGTTTAAATGTTATCACCTTTGGTTTGCCGCCGCTGCGGGAAAGGGGAGGAGACATTCTGCTGTTGGCACGTTTTTTCCTGAAAAAGTACTCCCGGCTTGAAGGTAAACATTTTCATGATTTCAACCGGGATGCTGTCCAGATCATCTGCGGTTATGACTGGCCGGGCAATGTCAGGCAATTGGAGAATGTTATTCATGGTATGGTTGTGCTTAATACCGGCAAGAAGATTACTTCGGAAATGGTTATTAAGTCGCTATCTAATATGGTAGGAGGAATTCACGCTCCGGTAAAAGCTTTCCAGGCTGATCCCGTAACGGCGAAAGCGGCCGAAAGCGACAAAAAGGAGAAAGGAGAAATATTGCCTTTATGGCAGGTTGAAAAGCAGGCGATAGAGCAAGCTATCGCCCATTGCTGCGGCAATGTGCCCAAGGCGGCAGCCCTGCTGGAGGTGAGCCCCTCAACCCTTTACAGGAAAAAGCAAAGCTGGGAGTAG